CCAGATCCGGTCGCAGTACTCCCGGATGGCGCGATCGGAGGAAAATTTTCCCGATCGCGCCGTATTCAGGATGGACATGCGGGTCCAGGCCTGCGTATCCCGGTAAGCCTGGTCCACCCGGTTGTGGCAGGCGGCGTAGGAATCGTAGTCCGCCAGCAGCATGTAGGGATCGTGGTGCAGCAGGTCGTCGATCAGCGGCGCGAACAGTTCGCTGTCGCCGCGCGAGAAGAAGCCGGAACGAATCAGGTCGATCACGGCTTGCAATTCGCTGTCGCGCCGCAGGAAGTCCATGGGGCGATAGCCTTCGCGCCGCAAGGCATAGACTTCCTCGGCGGTCAGGCCGAACAGGAAGAACACGTCTTCGCCGACCTCGTCGCGGATTTCGATATTGGCGCCGTCCATGGTGCCTATGGTCAGGGCGCCGTTCATGGCGAACTTCATATTGCCGGTGCCCGAGGCTTCCTTGCCGGCCAGCGATATCTGCTCCGACAATTCGGCGGCCGGGTAGACGCATTGGCCGACCGTCACGCTGAAGTTGGGAATGAAAACCACTTTTAGCCGATCGCGCACGTCCGGGTCGTTGTTGATGACGTCGCCGATGGCGGTGATCAGCTTGATCATCAGCTTGGCCCGCATGTAGCCGGGCGCGGCCTTGCCGCCGAAGATGAAGGTGCGCGGCGCGATGTCCAGGTTGCGTTGGGACTTCAGGCGGTGGTAGAGGGCGGCGATGTGCAGCGCCGACAGATGCTGGCGCTTGTATTCATGGATGCGCTTGACCTGGACGTCGTACATCGAATCCGGGTCGACCCGGATGCCGGTCTTGCGCAGGATCAGCGAGGCCAGGTCTATCTTGTTGGCGCGCTTGACCGCGCGCCATTCCGCCGCGAAGGCGGCATCGTCCGCGTAGGGTTCGATGTCGCGTATGCGTGACCAGTCCTTGATCCAGTCGTCGCCGATGCAGCGGGTGACCAGCTTGCCCATGCGCGGATTGCTGAGAGCCACCCAGCGGCGCGGCGTGACGCCGTTGGTCATGCTGGTGAATTTCTCGGGCCACATGGCGTAGAAATCCTTCAGCAGGTCGCGCTTGAGCAGTTCGGAGTGCAGGTCGGCCACGCCGTTGATGGCGTGGCTGCCGACGCAGGCCAGATGCGCCATGCGCACGTAGCGCTCGCCGGATTCGTCGATCAGGGACAGGCGGGCGATGCGGGTCTCGTCGCCGAAGAAGTGGATGCGCGCTTCATTGAGGAAACGGGCATTGATCTCGTAGATGATTTCCAGGTGGCGCGGCAGCACGCGGCGGAACAATTCCAGCGGCCAGCGCTCCAGCGCCTCCGGCAGCAGCGTGTGGTTGGTGTACGAGAAGGTCTGCCGGGTAATGTCCCAGGCGCGTTCCCAGGGCACCAGGTGCTCGTCGATCAACAGGCGCATCAGCTCGGCCACGCCGATCGAGGGATGGGTGTCGTTGAGCTGGATGGCGAAGGATTTGTGGAAGGAGGTGACCGGCTGCCCGCGGTGCTGCTGCAGGCGCAGCATGTCCTGCAGGGAGCAGGACACGAAGAAGTATTGCTGCTCCAGCCGCAGTTCCTTGCCCTGCACGCTCTCGTCGTTGGGGTAAAGCACCTTGGTCAGGTTTTCCGACGTGACCTTCTTGCTGACCGCGCCCAGGTAGTCGCCGCGATTGAAGGTATGGAAGTCGAAAGCCTCGGTCGCCTCGGCCCGCCACAGCCGCAGGGTGTTGGTGGTGTCCACCCGATAGCCGGGAATGGGCGAGTCGAACGGCACGCCGGCCACGGTTTTTTCCGGCACCCAGCGCACGCGGAAACGGCCGCTGTCGTCGGTGTATTGCTCGGTGTGGCCGCCCAGTTTCACCTGCACCGCCCATTCGGCGTGCTGGATTTCCCAGGGATTGCCATAGCGCAGCCAGGCGTCGGTGTTCTCTACCTGCCAGCCATCCATGATGGTCTGGTAGAAAATGCCGTATTCGTAGCGGATGCCGTAGCCGATGGCGGGGACTTCCAGCGTCGCCAGCGAATCGATGAAGCAGGCCGCCAGCCGGCCCAGGCCGCCGTTGCCCAGGCCCGGTTCTTCCTCCTGGCGCAGCAATTCGTCCAGGTCCAGGCCCAATTCGCTCATGGCCAGGCGGATTTCATGGGAGATCCCCAGACTGAGCAGGTTGTTGCCCAGGTAGGGACCCATCAGGAACTCGGCCGACAGATAGGCCACGGTGCGGGCGTTGCGCTTCTGGTGCGTGGCGGACGTATCGAACCAGGACCGCACCAGGCGGTCGCGCACGGTGTGGGCCAGGGACTGGTACAGGTCGTTCTTGGAGGCGATTTCCAGCGATTTTCCCTGCGTATACAGCAGATGATCGAGGAAGGCCCGTTTCAACGACTCCCGGGAGAGGGAAGACCGGTCGTGTTCGGGATGGGCCACGGCGGGGGCGGCGGACACGGCTGCGCTTGCGGGATCTTTCAAGACAAGTCCTCGGGCTAGGGTCTGTCGACACTGGAGCGGTCGGATAAAAAATCCTAATCCAAAAGAGTGGCCGTTTGAAGGCAGGGGGTCAAGGAAAGCGCAACAAAGATGCGCGCCCCGATGTCCGCGCCACGGGCGCGATGCACGCGCCGCACCACTCGGGGGAGGCCGCCGGCGGCGCGGAATAGGGGGGGACGTGGGATCCTTCGTGGGATCCATTGCCGCGATCCTGTTACCCAGCAGAACCGGCGCGCCGTCTGTCATGGTGCAGGATGGCCGTTTTCCATATGTATGCATCTGTAATGCAATTGCGTTGTTTTTTCCGAGACCGACATCATGGCCATCGATCCCGTCTCTCCCGTCCGGGCGCCGCTCGCTCCGATTCCGATGCATCCCGGCCCGGCGCATGACGCCGGCAGGCGCGGCGAAAGCTTCGAGGCCTCGCCCGGCGACCGCCGCGCCACCCTGACGCGCAGCGTCAAGCTGTGGCGCTCGTACAGCAAGGGCGGCGTCAAGAAAAGATATGTCCCGACGCCGCGCAAGAAAACCGCCCGGGAGGAGGTGGACGCTTTTCTCCATAGCGCCAACGGCGCGCAGCTCGTCGCCGGCTCGAAAATCGACGACGCGCGGTCCAGGGAGCGCAAGGAGCGCCTCGAACGCGTGGCGGGCGCCGCCGGCCCGCACGGCTATCCGCGGCTGCTCGACATGCGGGAGAACACGGCCAGGAAGGCCGACGAACACCGCCTTCGCCTGGCGCGCAAGGGCGTTGCCGCGATCCGCCGGGAAGCCGGTGGGTCGGCCGCCGCCCGTGAAGGTGGCGCGGCGGCGGCCGTCGGCCATCGGGCCAGGCTGGCCGAGGCTCGCGAGGACATCAGGAACCTGCCTGTCGACGCCGTGAAGAAGGCCGTGAACGCGCCGCTGGACCGCTTGCCGGACATCACCGGCATCCAGGGCCTGCGCGCGGAGGACATTCGCGGTCTCTGCGCCAGCGTGCTGGAAGCGTCGGCCGGGATATCGCTTGGCGTGGCGCACGCCCTGGCCACGCCGCATCCCGACGAGAAAAAGACGCTGGCGGCCTTCGGCAAGCTCGTCGACTACGCCGCGTGGCAGAACGAGCGCGGCGTGCCGCCGCGGGCAGCGATCGCCGTGGGCATGGAGCGGGCGGATACGCGCACGGTGATTGCCGCGTCGATTGCGGCGATCGCGGCGTGGTCCGGGCACGGCGGCCGCGGCGCCTTGCCGCCGGTCTTTTGATCGATGCGCGGGTCGATGTATCGCGCGATGACGTATTGAGCGATGACGACGTTTCGCACCCTGGTCTGCGGCATCCCGGGCTCCGAAGCGAAGCGCACCGCCTATCGCGTGGTCCATGACGCGTTCTGCGCCGAGGTGTTTCGCGAGCTCGGCCAGCGCCTGGAGGATTGGCCGCCGGCCAGCGCGCGCCGGCTCGCGGCGGCGACGCCGCCGGAACAGGCCGCTTGCCTGCGCGCCTGGCTGGATGACATTCCCGAGGCCTGGCGCCGCGCGCGCGGCCAGCTATGCCGGCTTGCGGGGCATGATGCGCAGGCTTGCCGGCACGCCGGCCGCCTGGCCTGGGTGTTGATCGCCACCCTTTTCGACGGCTTGAGTCCGCCGGTCTTGCAGACCGCGCTGCGGGAGGTGCCCGAGGCGCGCCTGGTCATGCTCTATACGGACGGCGCGTCCCATCTGCCGTTGTTCCGGCATGTCGCGCGCCACGAACTGCAACGCCGCCTGGGGAACGCCAGGTCCGCCTCGCAGGCGGCGGCCAGGGAGATCCAGGAACAAGCGGAAGCGGGCCGGATGCCCGACGTCGGGATGCTGAGGGACTTGTCGCTGGGGTTGCGCCGCCGCCTTGTCCTGGCGCGGGCCCTGAGCCAGGCGCCGGGCGGCCCGTCCGCGCCGGCCGCCGGGTCCATCGCGTCGGCGATATCCGCGTCGCGGGATGGCGCCGGCTTGACGTCGGAGCTTCAGGTATTGCTCGATGTGCTGCTCGCGCTCATGGGCGGCGGCCATCCCGCTCCCGCGCGACGGGACGATGACGAATCCGCGTCCAGTGCATTCATCGCGTCCATCGCGCCCGTTTCCTCCCTCGTCACCCTGGCCGACGCCAGGACGGCCGCGCATGCCTGCGCCTGCATGCGGGCCGCGCTGGCCGTCCACTGCTTCGTCGATTTCGCGCGCAACTGGAACGCGCCCGTCTTCTTCGATGGGGACGGCCAGCCACTGCGCCTGGATCGCCTGCTGGCCGTGCGCGCGGCGCGGGTCGACGACGGCGGCGGCAAGCCGGGAGTACAGATCCAGTTGGCCGCGTGCATCGGCGTGCGCGGCAAGCACCCGCCGGTCACGCTGCTCGTCGTCGCGCAGGTGGACGAAGCCGGCACGGTGGCCGGACTGGCGGATTACGCGCAGTTGCGCAACGCCAGGCCGGTCGGCGATTCAGGAACATTCGCCGCCGTCGTGTAAGGGCCGCCGCGATCATCGAGAAGATGGCCGCGCTTCAAGATGCCCGCGCGTTGCCACGTCACGGCCTTCCCACGTCAGCACGTCACGGCCCTACCACGTCAGGCCCACGCCCGTGCTGTAGATCGATTCGTTCATGGTCTGCCGCGTGCCGCTGACCTGGTCGCGGGCGTACTTGAGATAGAGCGACAGGAAGTTGTTGATGTTGTAGCGCAGGCCGGCCTCGCCATTGATGCTGACTTGCGCGTTGCCGCCGAAAGGCCGCAAGAGTTCGCCCTTGGTGTAGATCTGGAACTTCTTGCCGCTCAGGTAGCGCGAATAATCCCACCGCAGCGCGCCCGCATAGGAGGCTTCGCCCGTGCCGTCGTCGTAGTGGTAGTGGACCCGGCCGGCCAGCGCCGACATCGAGAACGCGCCCAGTTCGTCGTCCCAGAATTGATAGCCGGGGCCCGTGCCGTAGGCGATCTGGCGGCGCACTTCCTCCACGGTGTCGGCGCGGTAGAGAACCCGCGCCTGCCAGAAGGCCTTTTCCGTGAGGAAACGGTCCAGCGTGTAGTCGCCGCCGTAGTTGTTGACGCTGACGCCGTCGTCGTCCTTGTCGCGGTTGTAGCCCAGGTTCAGTTGATTGCGCCACAGGCCGCGGCGGGCCTCGGCGCCCAGGGCCAGGGCATAGACCTGGCTGGAGGTGGTGGAGCGCGTCTGCACCAGGGAGGCGTCCAGCTTGCCCTTGAACGAGGTGTCGCCGAGGAAGGCGTGATTGCGGTTGATGCTGGCCAGCGTGTTCAGTGGCACGTCGGCCTGGATGTCGCGGGTGTCGTCGACGCCCACGACCGCGCCGGACAGGACCACCTTGCCGGCCTCGGCGCGCACCAGCTTGGCCTGGTATTCGCGCGCTTCGTCCTTGTCGCGGATGGTCAATTGGTCGGCGCTTTGCAGCGTGGTCACATGCTTGAAATCGATCCGCATGTCGCCGCCGTAGTCGGTGGACAGCATCAGGAAGCCGCCGTCCAGGGATTTGATGGTTCCGGTCAGGCGGTCGCCATTGTCCATCCAGACCGTATCGGCCAGCGCCGCGCTGGCCGGAAGCATGGCCACGATGAGGGCCAGCAGGTGTTTGCGGTGACGTTTTGCTCGGGGCGCCATGGCGTGAGGCGGCATGTAGGATTCCTTGTTGAGGGTTGTATCGGGTAACACTTGCGGCGAATATTGCACGCCGTTCATGCAAGGGGGAGGCACGGAAGAATGCGCCGGCATGGTGCGCCGGCATGGTGCACATATGCCGCATATGCCGGCCGCGCGCGTTCCGCGGACCGCGGCAAGACCGGGCCGGGACGACGGCGCGCGATGCCGGGCGACCCGGCGCATGCCGCTGCTACACTCGCAGGCACGCCACGGCGGGCGAGCGAGACTGCGCGCCGGCTTGCGGACTGCCTGTGGGGCTCCCCTGTGCTAAAGATATTGCATAC
This genomic interval from Bordetella genomosp. 10 contains the following:
- a CDS encoding DUF481 domain-containing protein → MPPHAMAPRAKRHRKHLLALIVAMLPASAALADTVWMDNGDRLTGTIKSLDGGFLMLSTDYGGDMRIDFKHVTTLQSADQLTIRDKDEAREYQAKLVRAEAGKVVLSGAVVGVDDTRDIQADVPLNTLASINRNHAFLGDTSFKGKLDASLVQTRSTTSSQVYALALGAEARRGLWRNQLNLGYNRDKDDDGVSVNNYGGDYTLDRFLTEKAFWQARVLYRADTVEEVRRQIAYGTGPGYQFWDDELGAFSMSALAGRVHYHYDDGTGEASYAGALRWDYSRYLSGKKFQIYTKGELLRPFGGNAQVSINGEAGLRYNINNFLSLYLKYARDQVSGTRQTMNESIYSTGVGLTW
- a CDS encoding glycogen/starch/alpha-glucan phosphorylase gives rise to the protein MKDPASAAVSAAPAVAHPEHDRSSLSRESLKRAFLDHLLYTQGKSLEIASKNDLYQSLAHTVRDRLVRSWFDTSATHQKRNARTVAYLSAEFLMGPYLGNNLLSLGISHEIRLAMSELGLDLDELLRQEEEPGLGNGGLGRLAACFIDSLATLEVPAIGYGIRYEYGIFYQTIMDGWQVENTDAWLRYGNPWEIQHAEWAVQVKLGGHTEQYTDDSGRFRVRWVPEKTVAGVPFDSPIPGYRVDTTNTLRLWRAEATEAFDFHTFNRGDYLGAVSKKVTSENLTKVLYPNDESVQGKELRLEQQYFFVSCSLQDMLRLQQHRGQPVTSFHKSFAIQLNDTHPSIGVAELMRLLIDEHLVPWERAWDITRQTFSYTNHTLLPEALERWPLELFRRVLPRHLEIIYEINARFLNEARIHFFGDETRIARLSLIDESGERYVRMAHLACVGSHAINGVADLHSELLKRDLLKDFYAMWPEKFTSMTNGVTPRRWVALSNPRMGKLVTRCIGDDWIKDWSRIRDIEPYADDAAFAAEWRAVKRANKIDLASLILRKTGIRVDPDSMYDVQVKRIHEYKRQHLSALHIAALYHRLKSQRNLDIAPRTFIFGGKAAPGYMRAKLMIKLITAIGDVINNDPDVRDRLKVVFIPNFSVTVGQCVYPAAELSEQISLAGKEASGTGNMKFAMNGALTIGTMDGANIEIRDEVGEDVFFLFGLTAEEVYALRREGYRPMDFLRRDSELQAVIDLIRSGFFSRGDSELFAPLIDDLLHHDPYMLLADYDSYAACHNRVDQAYRDTQAWTRMSILNTARSGKFSSDRAIREYCDRIWKARAVPVEKR